A stretch of Macadamia integrifolia cultivar HAES 741 chromosome 7, SCU_Mint_v3, whole genome shotgun sequence DNA encodes these proteins:
- the LOC122084992 gene encoding probable inorganic phosphate transporter 1-10: MGLKVLSALDMAKTQYFHFQAIIIAGMGLFTDAYDLFCIIPVMKLIGRLYYPNPGTPHNGVTPPSVVSIMLSIALFGTVIGNLVFGRLGDRVGRRRVYGLALILMVSSSVGCGFSICRTRKCVLTSLCFFRFWLGVGIGGDYPLSATIMSEFANKRTRGSFIAAVFSMQGFGILTSSAVSMAICAIFNRASRFPDPSRPTPDEADLAWRLILMVGAIPAALTFYWRMMMPETARYTALVEQNISQAVKDMEKVLDVPVNEIKEDTDQVPPDPSSYDLFSKIFFQRHGRDLFACAITWFLIDVVFYCSNLFQSQISHHYLPKKTSVNAYQEAFNVSRFHALIAICSTIPGYWVTVALIDRIGRVKIQMMGFFCVALCLFAVGIPYYMYWNTHTNAGFLILYGLTFFFSNFGPNTTTFIVPAELFPARFRSTCHGISGAAGKVGAIIGSVGFLWASQNMHKLEVEYGYQKGIGMMTTLVLLGGICLAGMMLTFFFTRETMGRSLEENEREEVTKDGTLWRSLTQQSQVPLSAIAAL, translated from the exons ATGGGGTTGAAGGTGCTGTCGGCGCTGGACATGGCGAAAACACAATACTTCCACTTCCAGGCCATTATTATCGCCGGCATGGGCCTCTTCACCGACGCTTACGACCTCTTCTGCATTATTCCAGTCATGAAACTCATCGGCCGCCTCTACTACCCCAACCCTGGTACTCCCCACAATGGCGTCACTCCCCCCTCCGTCGTCTCCATAATGCTCTCCATCGCTCTATTCGGTACTGTCATCGGAAACCTTGTCTTCGGCAGACTTGGCGACAGGGTTGGCCGGAGGAGGGTTTATGGCCTGGCTCTCATTCTCATGGTGTCCAGCTCCGTGGGTTGCGGTTTCTCCATCTGCCGTACCAGGAAGTGTGTCCTTACCAGTCTCTGCTTCTTCCGGTTCTGGCTCGGTGTTGGAATCGGTGGTGACTACCCTCTCTCCGCCACCATAATGTCGGAGTTCGCTAATAAGCGCACACGTGGCTCTTTCATCGCCGCCGTCTTCTCCATGCAAGGGTTTGGGATCCTAACCAGCTCCGCCGTGTCCATGGCTATCTGTGCCATCTTCAACCGTGCCTCCAGGTTTCCCGACCCGTCCAGACCGACTCCTGACGAGGCGGATCTCGCTTGGCGCCTGATTCTCATGGTCGGAGCCATCCCCGCTGCGTTGACTTTCTATTGGCGGATGATGATGCCTGAAACTGCCAG ATATACAGCTTTGGTGGAGCAAAATATTTCTCAGGCTGTGAAAGATATGGAGAAGGTTTTGGACGTACCTGTGAATGAGATCAAAGAAGATACAGATCAGGTCCCACCAGACCCATCTTCCTATGACCttttctccaagattttctTTCAACGTCATGGTCGTGATCTTTTTGCCTGTGCTATCACATGGTTCCTCATAGATGTGGTTTTCTATTGTAGCAATCTTTTCCAGTCTCAGATTTCTCACCATTATCTCCCCAAAAAAACATCTGTCAATGCCTACCAAGAAGCATTCAATGTTTCCAGGTTTCACGCTCTTATCGCAATTTGCTCTACAATTCCTGGATATTGGGTCACAGTCGCCTTGATTGATCGCATCGGTAGAGTCAAAATACAGATGATGGGTTTCTTCTGTGTGGCTCTCTGCTTGTTCGCTGTTGGAATCCCTTATTACATGTACTGGAATACTCACACTAATGCAGGCTTCTTGATCCTCTATGGcctcactttcttcttctctaactTTGGGCCTAATACGACCACCTTCATAGTCCCTGCAGAGCTTTTCCCGGCGAGATTCCGGTCGACTTGTCACGGCATATCTGGGGCGGCCGGCAAGGTCGGAGCAATTATTGGGTCGGTGGGGTTTTTATGGGCATCGCAGAATATGCATAAGCTTGAAGTGGAGTATGGGTATCAAAAAGGGATTGGGATGATGACAACTTTGGTGCTTCTTGGTGGAATATGCTTGGCTGGGATGATGTtgaccttcttcttcactcgTGAAACTATGGGAAGATCATTAGAGGAGAATGAGAGGGAAGAAGTAACTAAGGATGGGACTTTGTGGAGATCTTTAACACAGCAGTCTCAAGTGCCTCTCAGTGCAATTGCTGCTTTATAG